From a region of the Methanoculleus receptaculi genome:
- a CDS encoding L-threonylcarbamoyladenylate synthase: MDPIDMAVLVLRRDGLVVYPTETVYGLGADALSEDALRKVFEAKNRPVSKPISVAVSDMEMLETIAEVDDLARAFVKQFLPGPVTVILPARSCLPEILTGGTGLIGIRWPNNEIAIELISRLDAPITSTSANISDDISPARPDEVSAPHDYLIDGGELPGTPSTVVDLSARRILRKGAEWEAVEAFLETLR; encoded by the coding sequence ATGGATCCGATCGATATGGCTGTCCTGGTGCTGCGGCGTGACGGGCTCGTAGTCTACCCGACCGAGACGGTATATGGCCTGGGTGCGGACGCCCTCTCGGAAGATGCGTTGAGGAAGGTGTTTGAGGCCAAGAACAGACCGGTCAGCAAACCGATCTCGGTCGCGGTCTCGGATATGGAGATGCTTGAAACCATCGCGGAAGTGGACGATCTCGCAAGGGCGTTCGTCAAGCAGTTCCTGCCGGGCCCGGTGACGGTGATCCTCCCGGCGAGATCGTGTCTTCCGGAGATCCTCACAGGAGGGACGGGTCTTATCGGGATCCGGTGGCCCAACAACGAGATCGCCATAGAGCTCATCAGCAGACTCGATGCCCCGATTACGTCTACCAGCGCGAACATCTCGGACGACATCTCGCCGGCCCGCCCCGATGAGGTCTCCGCCCCCCACGATTACCTGATCGACGGGGGGGAACTTCCCGGAACGCCAAGCACCGTGGTCGACCTCTCTGCCCGGCGCATCCTGAGGAAGGGAGCGGAATGGGAGGCAGTGGAGGCGTTCCTGGAGACACTCCGGTGA
- a CDS encoding CRISPR-associated protein Cas4 encodes MNEYIPVSGVIACHICPRRYYFERSDEIPESPRYTVCKQVSMHLWELLDPEEIWSEVLCILPEVPDEARELFDGCISACSGTSWQRPVQTDLVVESDQFGIRGRVDKVFEDGTFAIVRSSTAPKAGVYETDRIRIACYTACLRETLGRPVAGGYVEYIANGLCRYVEPQPRDRRAMLRAIRAAKRVVAGEIPPRPIRAPCEDCPHFERCTAGPRRLSDLF; translated from the coding sequence ATGAACGAGTATATCCCTGTATCCGGCGTCATCGCCTGCCACATCTGTCCACGGCGCTACTACTTTGAGCGCTCGGATGAAATCCCCGAGTCGCCCCGCTACACCGTCTGCAAACAGGTCTCCATGCACCTATGGGAACTCCTGGACCCGGAGGAGATATGGAGCGAGGTTCTCTGCATCCTCCCCGAAGTTCCTGATGAGGCCAGAGAACTCTTCGATGGTTGCATCTCCGCCTGCAGCGGGACATCCTGGCAGCGTCCCGTCCAGACCGACCTTGTCGTCGAGTCCGACCAGTTCGGCATTCGCGGCAGGGTTGACAAGGTCTTTGAGGATGGAACGTTTGCCATCGTCCGGTCGAGCACCGCCCCGAAAGCCGGGGTCTATGAGACCGACAGGATCCGGATCGCCTGCTACACCGCCTGCCTCCGGGAGACGCTCGGGCGTCCCGTTGCCGGGGGATACGTCGAGTATATCGCGAACGGTCTCTGCCGCTACGTCGAACCCCAGCCCCGGGATCGGCGGGCGATGCTCAGAGCAATCCGGGCGGCAAAAAGGGTGGTCGCGGGCGAGATTCCGCCCCGCCCCATCCGGGCGCCATGCGAGGACTGCCCCCACTTTGAACGCTGCACTGCAGGACCGCGGCGGCTCTCAGACCTCTTCTGA
- a CDS encoding DUF106 domain-containing protein, producing MVDLKKQAPTIALLFTLLVFLSYSVSWVRTTIGTAMDVVLGPLIDPEGFAVPFFVMIIILSSLTGLYSSLVQKYTIDYEKMQETQAKMRVFQKEFREAQLSGDEKRIKKLQKKQEQMMQDQLEISRQQFVPMAIILLLTVPIFFWILLRLPAVGAAADIATGIVMPFAGIVSLSATVLWFIPAWIIWYMLCSLAMSQVIRKSLNIGGI from the coding sequence ATGGTTGACCTGAAGAAGCAAGCCCCCACGATCGCACTTCTCTTTACCCTGCTGGTCTTCCTCTCCTACAGCGTCAGCTGGGTGCGCACGACGATCGGTACAGCAATGGATGTGGTGCTTGGCCCCCTCATCGATCCCGAGGGGTTTGCTGTGCCGTTCTTCGTTATGATCATCATCCTCTCGAGCCTGACAGGCCTCTATTCATCGCTTGTCCAGAAGTACACCATAGATTACGAGAAGATGCAGGAGACGCAGGCGAAGATGCGAGTCTTCCAGAAAGAGTTCCGGGAGGCGCAGCTCTCCGGGGATGAGAAGCGGATCAAGAAACTCCAGAAGAAGCAGGAGCAGATGATGCAGGATCAACTCGAGATCTCCCGGCAGCAGTTCGTCCCGATGGCGATCATCCTTCTGCTGACGGTTCCGATCTTCTTCTGGATCCTCCTGCGGCTTCCGGCGGTCGGGGCAGCGGCTGATATTGCAACCGGGATCGTGATGCCATTTGCAGGGATTGTCAGCCTCTCCGCCACTGTACTTTGGTTTATACCTGCCTGGATAATCTGGTATATGCTATGTTCGCTTGCGATGAGCCAGGTGATCCGCAAGTCTCTTAACATAGGTGGGATCTGA
- a CDS encoding DUF3467 domain-containing protein, which yields MANHEISVNIPSNLDPVYSNRIQIAYKEDEFTFLFLHEIPAANQARAKAIVSISPRHAKNLVEVLSKSIGDYEQKFGKITAPSPAQQQEGNVTIRGYS from the coding sequence ATGGCTAACCACGAGATATCTGTCAACATCCCGTCAAACCTCGATCCGGTCTACTCGAACCGGATCCAGATCGCCTACAAGGAGGATGAGTTCACCTTCCTCTTCCTGCACGAGATCCCGGCCGCGAACCAGGCGCGGGCGAAGGCAATCGTCTCGATCAGTCCTCGACACGCGAAGAATCTCGTCGAGGTGCTCTCAAAGAGCATCGGCGATTACGAGCAGAAGTTCGGCAAGATCACCGCGCCGTCGCCTGCCCAGCAGCAGGAGGGCAACGTCACCATCCGTGGCTATTCCTGA
- the cmk gene encoding (d)CMP kinase, protein MRITISGPPGSGTTSLARYLAGKHGFDLISAGEVFRQLAREHGMDIAAFGKFAESDPSVDRMIDARQKEIGGAADDIIIEGRLSGWMIVNADLRIWLKASPECRAKRIAERDGMDEEAARVYTENRQRSEATRYRNYYGIEIDDLSPYDIVLSSETFGVEALGAIVDTAIECLWRQRGDVRQ, encoded by the coding sequence ATGCGGATCACCATCAGCGGCCCGCCCGGGAGCGGGACGACATCGCTTGCACGCTACCTTGCCGGAAAACACGGGTTTGACCTGATCTCTGCCGGGGAGGTCTTCCGGCAACTTGCGCGGGAGCACGGTATGGACATCGCGGCATTCGGGAAGTTCGCAGAGAGCGATCCTTCGGTCGACCGCATGATCGATGCCCGGCAGAAGGAGATCGGGGGGGCTGCCGATGATATCATCATCGAGGGTAGGCTCTCGGGCTGGATGATCGTGAACGCTGATCTCCGGATCTGGCTCAAGGCGTCGCCCGAATGCCGGGCAAAGCGGATCGCGGAACGCGACGGGATGGATGAGGAGGCGGCCCGGGTCTATACTGAGAATCGGCAGCGCTCAGAAGCCACACGATACCGAAATTACTACGGCATCGAGATCGATGACCTCTCTCCATACGATATCGTTCTGTCGTCCGAGACTTTTGGTGTTGAGGCTCTTGGGGCCATCGTGGATACCGCGATCGAGTGTCTTTGGCGGCAAAGAGGCGATGTGAGGCAGTGA
- a CDS encoding FprA family A-type flavoprotein: MKSVELAPGVHWVGAIDWNLREYHGYTLPGTTYNAYLVRGEKTALIDGAYHGFEKEVLGRIRSVCDPAEIDCIVVNHIEMDHSGTLPEFVRRMPGTPIYCTERAKAGLARHYDTTGWEIRVVRSGDTLDLGGKTLTFLEAPMLHWPDSMFTYLGEDAILFPNDAFGQHVASAARFDDELGIDAAMAHAKKFFANLIIPLAPKVLKKLDEVGKLGIDIRMIAPSHGIIWRSHAAEILKAYTDWSHGVSKDKVTIVYDTMHGSTTMLAKAIAEGVMAEGVDLRVCLLRDGRYEGTHRSDIVTEILDSKALLVGSPTLQDEVLPTVAGFLSYLRGLQPGRLTAKKIGCGFGSHGGMGGAVARIEEALKEAGIEVIDGGFHVNYRPDEDELTRAYELGRRVAQEIRAR; the protein is encoded by the coding sequence ATGAAGTCTGTAGAACTTGCACCCGGTGTACACTGGGTTGGAGCAATCGACTGGAACCTGAGGGAGTACCACGGCTACACCCTGCCGGGAACAACCTACAACGCCTACCTCGTCCGGGGTGAGAAGACAGCGCTCATCGACGGCGCATACCACGGGTTTGAGAAAGAGGTGCTCGGGCGCATCAGGTCGGTATGCGACCCGGCGGAGATAGACTGCATCGTCGTGAACCACATCGAGATGGACCATTCAGGCACACTCCCCGAGTTCGTGCGGCGGATGCCCGGCACCCCGATATACTGTACGGAGCGGGCAAAAGCCGGTCTTGCCAGACACTACGATACGACAGGGTGGGAGATTCGTGTTGTCAGGAGCGGCGACACCCTCGACCTCGGCGGGAAGACGCTGACGTTCCTGGAGGCGCCGATGCTCCACTGGCCTGACTCTATGTTCACCTACCTTGGCGAGGACGCCATCCTCTTCCCAAACGACGCCTTCGGCCAGCACGTCGCGAGCGCTGCGCGGTTCGACGATGAACTCGGGATCGATGCTGCGATGGCGCACGCGAAGAAGTTCTTTGCGAACCTGATCATCCCGCTTGCACCAAAGGTCCTGAAGAAACTCGACGAGGTCGGAAAACTCGGGATCGATATACGGATGATTGCGCCAAGCCACGGCATCATATGGCGGTCGCACGCAGCGGAGATCCTCAAGGCCTACACCGACTGGAGCCATGGCGTCTCGAAGGATAAGGTCACGATCGTCTACGACACCATGCACGGTTCAACCACGATGCTGGCAAAGGCGATCGCCGAGGGCGTGATGGCGGAGGGCGTCGACCTCCGTGTCTGCCTCCTGCGCGACGGCCGCTATGAGGGGACGCACCGGAGCGATATCGTCACGGAGATCCTCGACTCAAAGGCTCTCCTTGTGGGGTCGCCAACGCTCCAGGACGAGGTTCTCCCCACTGTGGCCGGGTTCCTGAGCTACCTCCGCGGCCTCCAGCCCGGTCGCCTGACAGCAAAGAAGATCGGCTGCGGGTTTGGATCGCACGGCGGTATGGGCGGCGCGGTAGCCCGGATTGAGGAGGCGCTTAAAGAAGCCGGGATCGAGGTGATCGATGGCGGTTTCCATGTGAACTACCGTCCAGACGAGGACGAACTCACCAGGGCATACGAACTCGGACGCAGGGTGGCGCAGGAGATCCGGGCACGCTGA
- a CDS encoding esterase/lipase family protein, producing MDHRYPVVLVHGWRSHPGIWNHLAPALQDAGLPCWKFDHTAIQENGTEAIALALQEFIRARRKENGYGGPVDIVCHSMGTCIARYLLEFIDGSDREEDVRLLVGIGPPNNGSAMAEAFNDPERGPEVIRRLAGVFLPRGYDPAEDLIVQEFRPGSRVTSALSGAGTRDDIVYRLILAANLTKTPAFFPAFGGRTLEIAPGEGWRMTYAGDGIVPHSDSHLPGAGVEILPADPGNLARHPERYCHIMLPRNPEVIAHVRNCLAASAAPDVRTPPRS from the coding sequence ATGGATCACAGATATCCGGTCGTCCTCGTCCACGGCTGGCGGAGCCATCCCGGAATATGGAACCACCTCGCCCCAGCACTCCAGGATGCCGGGCTCCCATGCTGGAAGTTTGACCATACCGCAATCCAGGAGAATGGAACGGAGGCGATAGCCCTGGCGTTGCAGGAGTTCATCCGTGCACGCAGGAAGGAGAACGGCTATGGCGGCCCCGTCGACATCGTCTGCCACTCGATGGGAACATGTATCGCCCGTTACCTCCTGGAGTTCATCGACGGCAGCGACCGCGAGGAGGATGTCCGGCTTCTTGTGGGGATCGGCCCTCCGAACAACGGTTCAGCGATGGCCGAGGCCTTCAACGACCCGGAACGGGGCCCGGAGGTGATCCGGCGGCTTGCAGGGGTCTTCTTGCCGCGCGGCTACGACCCCGCGGAAGACCTGATCGTCCAGGAGTTCCGCCCGGGGAGCAGGGTCACCTCGGCGCTCTCGGGGGCAGGCACCCGCGACGATATAGTCTACAGGCTCATTCTGGCCGCAAACCTCACCAAGACACCTGCGTTCTTCCCGGCTTTTGGCGGCAGGACACTTGAGATTGCACCCGGAGAAGGCTGGAGAATGACGTATGCCGGCGACGGCATCGTCCCTCACTCCGACTCGCACCTCCCGGGCGCAGGTGTGGAGATCCTGCCGGCAGACCCGGGCAACCTGGCCAGGCACCCAGAGCGCTACTGCCACATCATGCTGCCACGAAACCCGGAGGTCATCGCACACGTCAGGAACTGCCTCGCCGCCTCTGCAGCGCCTGACGTGCGGACTCCGCCCAGGAGTTGA
- a CDS encoding DUF5612 domain-containing protein: MSSDTDNMYALSIITENRAGVLRDVATVMADYMANIQMIQQSIIASGPNAGRASIYLEFNECGNHGDMVADLARVPSVIEVTTYPPFSRIFGSRVIIIGGGAQVAQVAMGAVNEADRHNIRGERISVDTIPLVGEQNLALAVDAVARLPRASILVLAGSLMGGEVSRAVDRVRAAGIPVIALKMAGSVPQHADLVVTDPIQAGVFAVMHISKTAVFDINRVRGREF, translated from the coding sequence ATGAGCAGCGATACCGACAATATGTACGCCCTGAGCATAATCACAGAGAACAGGGCAGGCGTGCTGCGCGACGTGGCCACCGTTATGGCGGATTATATGGCCAACATCCAGATGATCCAGCAGTCGATCATAGCCTCCGGCCCGAACGCCGGGAGGGCTTCCATCTACCTCGAGTTCAACGAGTGCGGGAACCACGGCGACATGGTCGCTGACCTTGCGCGTGTGCCTTCTGTCATCGAGGTCACCACCTACCCGCCGTTCTCCCGGATCTTCGGGTCAAGGGTGATCATCATCGGCGGCGGAGCGCAGGTGGCACAGGTGGCGATGGGCGCAGTGAACGAGGCGGATCGGCACAACATCCGCGGCGAGAGGATATCGGTGGACACGATCCCCCTCGTCGGTGAACAGAACCTGGCGCTCGCCGTTGACGCTGTGGCGAGGCTCCCAAGGGCTTCGATCCTGGTGCTCGCCGGATCGCTGATGGGCGGCGAGGTCTCGCGTGCCGTGGACCGGGTCAGGGCGGCAGGCATCCCGGTGATCGCCCTTAAAATGGCCGGAAGCGTCCCGCAGCATGCCGACCTGGTCGTGACCGACCCCATTCAGGCCGGGGTTTTTGCCGTGATGCACATCAGCAAAACAGCGGTATTTGATATCAACCGCGTGCGGGGGCGTGAGTTCTGA
- a CDS encoding MFS transporter, with the protein MAYQHENCLLVDGKHRAAYTVILLFGVISLFGDIIYEGARSVAGPYLYLLGAGALAVGVVSGLGEFLGYALRLASGYLADATRHYWAFTFIGYGMLVAVPLLALAGSWEIAALLLILERVGKGIRVPARDAILSNATAAVGRGWGFAVHEALDQIGAIVGPLLFAAIFLLDGDYRGGFALLAVPFVLMILALLFARRRVPEPTSLEGSGPAPGEALSSPRTLLPYGVFTALTMAGFATFPVIAYHFAVTGTVTEAEIPLFYAVAMGVDAVAALAIGRAYDRFGLSVLLSVPLLGICIPFLAFGTDHALAFAAVVLWGAAMGAQETVLRAALADYTHISKRGTAYGVFNTVYGAAWFAGSAVIGWAYAFSIPYVIGFLVLMQVLALGAFAWMSRGFSSAAAS; encoded by the coding sequence ATGGCATATCAACATGAGAATTGTCTTCTTGTGGACGGCAAACACCGCGCAGCCTATACAGTGATACTTCTCTTTGGTGTTATCAGCCTCTTTGGCGATATAATCTATGAAGGGGCGCGGAGCGTTGCCGGGCCGTACCTCTACCTCCTTGGCGCCGGCGCCCTTGCCGTCGGGGTTGTCTCCGGACTGGGTGAGTTCCTCGGCTACGCCCTCCGTCTGGCGTCGGGTTACCTGGCCGATGCCACCCGGCATTACTGGGCGTTCACCTTCATAGGTTACGGGATGCTCGTTGCCGTCCCGCTCCTCGCGCTTGCCGGATCCTGGGAGATTGCTGCCCTCCTCCTCATCCTTGAGCGGGTGGGGAAAGGCATCCGGGTGCCTGCACGCGACGCCATACTCTCCAACGCCACCGCGGCGGTCGGCAGGGGATGGGGGTTTGCCGTGCACGAGGCTCTCGACCAGATTGGGGCTATCGTCGGGCCGCTCCTGTTCGCCGCCATCTTCCTGCTGGATGGAGATTACCGGGGCGGATTCGCACTCCTTGCCGTTCCGTTCGTGCTGATGATTCTTGCGCTCCTCTTTGCGCGGCGCAGGGTGCCGGAACCTACGTCGCTTGAGGGGAGTGGCCCTGCCCCCGGTGAAGCCCTTTCCTCCCCCCGCACCCTGCTACCCTACGGTGTCTTCACAGCGCTCACAATGGCCGGGTTCGCGACTTTCCCGGTCATCGCCTACCATTTCGCCGTCACCGGCACGGTCACGGAAGCAGAGATCCCGCTCTTCTACGCTGTTGCCATGGGGGTCGATGCCGTTGCAGCGCTCGCCATCGGCCGGGCGTATGATCGGTTCGGGCTTTCTGTCCTCCTCTCGGTGCCGCTGCTAGGCATCTGTATCCCCTTCCTGGCCTTCGGGACAGACCACGCCCTGGCCTTCGCTGCCGTGGTGCTCTGGGGCGCGGCAATGGGTGCGCAGGAGACGGTCCTCCGGGCCGCTCTTGCGGACTACACCCATATCAGCAAGCGCGGGACGGCCTATGGGGTATTCAATACGGTCTACGGGGCTGCCTGGTTTGCCGGGAGCGCTGTCATCGGCTGGGCCTACGCCTTCTCCATCCCGTATGTCATCGGGTTCCTTGTGCTGATGCAGGTCCTGGCGCTGGGGGCTTTTGCCTGGATGAGTCGCGGGTTCAGCTCAGCGGCAGCGTCCTGA
- a CDS encoding B12-binding domain-containing radical SAM protein, which yields MQVQEVLQYQDTPLGILYIAAVLEENGVGVEVIDCAAGEIDYSGIEKRVEEIEPFLVGITSTTPLIPEALRSAEAVRRVSDAYIVLGGPHATFMHNEILRENASIDFIVKGEGEYTVLDLYRTLRTGGSLAAVDGIVYRLGGDRIVENPDRPPVEDLDALPYPARHLVPGENYRVFDENLPVATMICSRGCPMQCSFCASSALHGKHVRRRSTGNVVDEIRQIQENLGISAIGFMDDTFTLYPRWVEEFCREVIEQDLGIEWGCTARVDRIDRSLMEVMKKAGCHTLFFGVESGDQGILDRVKKGTRIDQIKHVFATAHDLGMRTIASAAIGFPGETRETANRTIKFVKSLKPSFALFSVATPYPGTEFFRKVHEDGDLQTDWSRYDLLSPVVETSSLTLEEIKKLQKKAFREFYLRPSYLIQGLRREGFSFLKITKSALSA from the coding sequence ATCCAAGTACAAGAAGTACTTCAATATCAGGATACCCCCCTGGGTATTCTCTACATCGCTGCAGTGCTCGAAGAGAACGGAGTGGGCGTCGAGGTTATCGACTGCGCCGCAGGAGAGATCGATTATTCCGGGATCGAGAAGCGCGTGGAAGAGATCGAACCGTTCCTTGTCGGCATAACCTCCACCACACCCCTGATCCCTGAGGCGCTGCGTTCGGCTGAAGCGGTCAGACGGGTATCCGATGCATACATTGTGCTTGGCGGGCCGCACGCCACGTTCATGCACAACGAGATCCTGCGGGAGAACGCCTCCATCGATTTCATCGTGAAGGGTGAGGGGGAATACACCGTTCTGGACCTCTACCGAACGCTCAGAACGGGTGGAAGCCTTGCAGCGGTGGATGGCATAGTCTATCGCCTGGGGGGCGATCGGATCGTCGAGAACCCTGACAGACCTCCGGTAGAGGATCTGGACGCGTTGCCATACCCGGCCAGGCATCTTGTCCCCGGCGAGAACTACCGGGTCTTTGATGAAAACTTACCGGTCGCAACAATGATCTGCAGCAGGGGCTGTCCGATGCAGTGTTCGTTCTGCGCATCATCTGCCCTCCACGGGAAACACGTCAGGAGGCGTTCTACCGGGAACGTGGTGGATGAGATCCGGCAGATTCAGGAGAATCTCGGGATCTCGGCCATAGGATTCATGGATGACACCTTCACTTTATACCCCCGCTGGGTTGAAGAGTTCTGCAGGGAGGTCATAGAACAGGATCTTGGTATCGAGTGGGGCTGTACCGCGAGAGTCGACAGGATCGATAGAAGCCTTATGGAGGTTATGAAAAAAGCAGGATGCCACACGCTCTTTTTTGGTGTGGAATCCGGAGACCAGGGTATACTCGATCGGGTCAAGAAGGGTACGCGTATCGATCAGATCAAACATGTGTTTGCTACCGCACACGATCTCGGTATGAGGACGATAGCCTCGGCGGCGATCGGGTTCCCTGGAGAGACCAGGGAGACGGCAAATCGGACCATAAAGTTTGTAAAAAGCCTCAAACCGAGTTTTGCCCTCTTCTCGGTTGCAACACCGTACCCCGGGACGGAGTTTTTCAGGAAGGTTCATGAGGACGGTGATCTGCAGACGGATTGGTCCAGGTATGACCTGCTCTCACCGGTCGTCGAGACCTCGTCCCTCACCCTGGAAGAGATCAAGAAACTCCAGAAGAAAGCGTTCCGCGAGTTCTACCTCAGACCGTCGTACCTCATCCAGGGCCTGAGGCGGGAGGGTTTCTCTTTCTTAAAGATTACAAAATCGGCTCTTTCCGCCTGA
- a CDS encoding DNA polymerase subunit beta yields the protein MRPIRLRDFIEDRGGCLYAVSAYDNNERVGCILRYVPDPEGERRDPAGRRYRKYDFSEAFAWIREHKPDYLDAVHRVPREDVVRVYKPEEEIGNVAARDPRVARLLSHFDLPAGSFGCTGSLLCGLENAASDIDLVVYGDAWFTAQRQLRRLVETGVIPPMSTAMWRKVYEKRAPEIPFDAFVLHEQRKWNRGEFEGTYFDLLYTRSYADLDALPTGAGKVIGRATIEATVTDASLSFDSPAVYAVDQDEISRVLSFTHTYAGQALAGEVIEARGVVEEHDDELWLIVGTTREARGEYIISKTLLENAGY from the coding sequence ATGCGGCCGATACGACTCCGTGACTTTATCGAGGACCGCGGTGGATGCCTCTACGCAGTCTCGGCCTACGACAACAACGAGCGGGTCGGGTGCATCCTCCGCTACGTCCCCGACCCAGAAGGGGAGCGAAGAGACCCTGCGGGGCGGCGCTACCGCAAATACGATTTTTCTGAGGCGTTTGCCTGGATCAGAGAACATAAACCGGATTACCTGGATGCCGTCCACCGGGTGCCCCGCGAGGATGTGGTCAGGGTCTACAAACCGGAGGAGGAGATCGGCAACGTGGCCGCCCGCGACCCCCGTGTGGCACGGCTCCTCTCCCATTTTGACCTGCCGGCGGGGTCGTTCGGGTGCACGGGATCACTACTCTGCGGCCTCGAGAACGCTGCATCGGACATAGATCTCGTGGTCTACGGCGATGCCTGGTTCACAGCCCAGCGCCAGCTCCGTCGCCTGGTGGAGACCGGCGTGATCCCGCCGATGAGCACCGCTATGTGGCGGAAGGTCTACGAGAAGAGGGCGCCGGAGATACCGTTTGATGCCTTCGTCCTGCACGAGCAGCGGAAGTGGAACAGGGGCGAGTTCGAGGGGACATACTTTGACCTTCTCTACACACGCTCATACGCGGACCTGGACGCCCTCCCGACCGGGGCGGGGAAGGTGATTGGCCGGGCGACGATCGAGGCGACGGTCACCGACGCCTCCCTTTCTTTCGACAGCCCGGCGGTCTACGCAGTGGACCAAGACGAGATCAGCCGGGTGCTTTCCTTCACCCACACCTACGCCGGGCAGGCGCTGGCGGGAGAGGTCATCGAGGCGAGGGGTGTCGTGGAGGAGCACGACGATGAACTGTGGCTGATCGTCGGCACGACCCGGGAGGCGAGGGGCGAGTACATCATCTCGAAGACTCTGCTCGAGAACGCTGGATACTGA
- a CDS encoding deoxyguanosinetriphosphate triphosphohydrolase family protein, with translation MEIPPHIHERMARSMDARESLLSTRATRNADYIRRSGRKPEEPAIRAPFSRDADRIVHSKAYARYIDKTQVFYLVENDHITHRVLHVQLVSKIGRTIGRALGLNEDLIEAIALGHDIGHTPYGHLGEGYLDELCREYRIGGFHHNVQGVRFLDNIEDCDLTLQVLDGVLCHNGETHDRCLAPEGEADWDSLEEKLRRIEAGGDALPLTAEGCVVRCADSISYLGRDLADALEVEVMDESDLAAFPESCMAVFGIKRADKKEFSDINRIVLDVLIKDVITNSYDADLIAFSEAASESITAFKEFNRHKIYENERLVRNREKIRFMFRYLFEHIIEDLEDERKDSAVYSDFIDAPWASSAYTATAKPAEAARDFIAGMTDRYFEWVFRHYILPERVRSRYRGW, from the coding sequence ATGGAGATCCCGCCGCACATTCATGAGAGGATGGCCAGGAGCATGGACGCTCGTGAGTCGCTCCTCTCGACCCGGGCAACCCGGAACGCCGATTACATCAGACGCTCCGGCCGCAAGCCGGAAGAGCCTGCCATCAGGGCCCCTTTCTCCAGGGACGCCGACCGGATCGTTCACTCAAAGGCCTACGCCCGCTACATCGACAAGACCCAGGTCTTCTACCTGGTCGAGAACGACCACATCACCCACCGCGTCCTGCACGTCCAGCTGGTATCAAAGATCGGGCGGACGATCGGCAGGGCTCTCGGCCTGAACGAAGACCTGATCGAGGCGATCGCTCTCGGTCACGACATCGGTCATACCCCATACGGCCACCTCGGGGAGGGGTACCTCGACGAACTCTGCCGGGAATACAGGATCGGGGGGTTCCATCACAACGTCCAGGGCGTCCGGTTCCTGGACAACATCGAGGACTGCGACCTCACGCTGCAGGTGCTGGACGGCGTCCTCTGCCACAACGGGGAGACCCACGACCGGTGCCTTGCGCCCGAGGGTGAGGCCGATTGGGACTCGCTTGAGGAGAAACTCCGCCGTATCGAGGCCGGAGGCGACGCACTCCCTCTTACCGCCGAAGGGTGCGTCGTCAGGTGCGCCGATAGCATATCGTACCTGGGCCGCGATCTTGCGGACGCCCTTGAGGTTGAGGTGATGGACGAGAGCGATCTCGCTGCCTTCCCTGAGAGTTGTATGGCAGTTTTCGGGATAAAGAGAGCGGATAAGAAGGAGTTCTCTGATATCAACCGGATAGTGCTTGACGTTCTAATAAAGGACGTCATCACGAACAGTTATGATGCAGACCTTATCGCATTCTCGGAGGCAGCATCAGAGTCTATCACGGCCTTCAAGGAGTTCAACAGGCATAAGATCTACGAGAACGAGAGACTTGTCAGGAACCGGGAGAAGATCCGGTTCATGTTCCGCTACCTCTTCGAGCACATCATCGAGGATCTCGAAGATGAGCGGAAGGACTCAGCGGTGTACAGTGATTTTATCGATGCGCCATGGGCATCCAGCGCCTACACCGCCACTGCAAAACCAGCGGAGGCTGCACGGGATTTCATTGCAGGGATGACCGACCGCTACTTTGAGTGGGTCTTCCGGCACTACATCCTCCCGGAGCGTGTCAGATCGAGGTACCGGGGATGGTAA